The sequence TCACCGGCGCTGACCCCCGTGCCCTCGTCGTCGATCACGGTGTCGTAGCCGTCGGGCAGCGTACGGATGAACCGGTCCGCGTGCGCGGCCCGCGCCGCCTCCTCGATCTCGCCGCGGGTCACCTCGCGCGCGGCGCCGTAGGCGATGTTCTCCGCGATGGTGCCGCCGAACAGCCAGGTGTCCTGGAGCACCATGCCGATTCCGGACCGCAGCTCGTCCCTGGTCATCTCGCGGACGTCCACGCCGTCCAGCGTGATCCGGCCGTCCGAGACGTCGTAGAACCGCATCAGCAGGTTGACCAGCGTGGTCTTGCCCGCGCCGGTCGGGCCGACGATCGCCACCGTGTGCCCGGGCTCCACCGTCAGCGACAGGTCCTCGATGAGCGGCTTCTCGGGGTCGTACCGGAACGACACATGCTCCAGGCACACCCGTCCGCGCAGCTCGGCCGGCCGCTTGCCCGGCACCGGGTCCGCCTCCTGCTCCTCCGCGTCCAGGAGTTCGAAGATCCGCTCGGCGGAGGCCACCCCGGACTGCACCAGGTTCGCCATCGACGCGACCTGCGTCAGCGGCATGGAGAACTGCCGTGAGTACTGTATGAACGCCTGCACGTCACCGATGGACAGCGAACCGGAGGCGACCCGCAGACCGCCGACGACCGCCACCAGCACGTAGTTCAGGTTCGACACGAACATCATCAGCGGCTGCATGACGCCGCTGTTGAACTGCGCCTTGAACGCGGCCTGGTACAGCGCCTCGTTCTGCTCGGCGAACTGCCGCGCCGACTCCTCCTGCCGCCCGAACACCTTCACCAGCGTGTGCCCGGTGTACATCTCCTCGATGTGGGCGTTGAGCTTGCCGGTGGAGCGCCACTGCTGCACGAAGTGCGGCTGGGACCGCTTGCCGACCCGGGTGGCGACCACGAACGACAGCGGGACGGTGACGAGCGCCACCAGCGCCAGGATCCAGGACACCCAGAACATCATCGCCAGCACGCCGACGATGGTCAGCACCGAGTTGATCAGCTGGCCCATCGACTGCTGGAGGGTCTGCCCGATGTTGTCGATGTCGTTGGTCGCCCGGGACAGCACCTCGCCGCGCTGGCGCTTGTCGAAGTACGACAGCGGCAGCCGCGACAGCTTGGTCTGCACGTCCTCCCGCATCCGGTACATCGTGCGGTTCACGGCCCGGTTGACCAGCCGGGTCGCGACCGCCATCAGCAGGCCCGCGACCAGGAAGGTGCCGAGGGCGAGCAGCAGCACATGCCCCACGGCGGTGAAGTCGATGCCCTTGCCGGGCGTGAAGTCGGTGCCCTTCAGCATGTCCGCGACCCGGCCCTGGCCGCGCTCGCGCATGGAGTCGAGCACCTGCTCCTTCGTGGCGCCGTGCGGCATCTCCCGGCCGATGAGGCCGGCGAAGACCAGGTCGGTGGCGCGGCCGAGGATCTTCGGGCCGACCACGCTCAGGGCCACGCTGACGACCACGCACAGCAGCAGCGCGTAGATCGTGAGCCGCTCCGGCCGGAACCGGGCGACGAGCCGTTTGCCCGACCCCTTGAAGTCCATCGAGCGCTGGTCGGGGCCGGCCCCGGCCATCATGCGTCCCATGGGACCGGCCATCAGGCGGCCTCCGCTTCCGTCAGCTGGGAGAGCACGATCTCCCGGTAGGTCTCGTTGGATGCCATCAGCTCGGCGTGCCGGCCGGAGCCGACCACCCGGCCCTCGTCCAGCACGATGATCCGGTCCGCGTCCCGGATGGTCGACACCCGCTGGGCGACGATCACCACGGTGGCCTCGGCGGTCTCCCGCGCCAGCGCGGCGCGCAGGGCGGCGTCGGTGGCGTAGTCGAGCGCGGAGAAGGAGTCGTCGAAGAGGTAGATCTCCGGGCGCTGCACCAGCGTGCGGGCGATGGCGAGCCGCTGCCGCTGACCGCCGGAGACATTGGTGCCGCCCTGCGCGATCGGCGCCTCCAGGCCGCCCTCCAGCTTCGTGACGAAGTCCTTGGCCTGCGCCACCTCCAGCGCGTGCCACAGCTCCTCGTCGGTGGCGTCCGGATTGCCGTAGCGCAGGTTGCCGGCGACCGTGCCGGCGAACAGGTACGGCTTCTGCGGGACGAGCCCGACGGTCTTGGCGAGCAGCACCGGGTCGACCTCGCGCACGTCCACGCTGTCGACCAGCACCTCGCCGTCGGTGGCGTCGAACAGCCGGGGGACGAGCCCGAGCAGCGTCGACTTGCCGCTGCCGGTGGAGCCGATCACGGCGGTGGTCTCGCCGGGCCGGGCCGTCAGGTCGATGGACTTCAGCACCGGCTCCTCGGCACCCGGGTAGCGGAAGCCCGCGCCCCGGATCTCCAGGTGCCCGTGCGCGCGCAGCTCGGTGACGCCGGCCGCCGGCGGCACGACGCTGGAGGAGGTGTCCAGGACCTCCTGGATGCGCTCGGCGCAGACCTCGGCGCGCGGCACCATCATGAACATGAAGGTGGCCATCATGACGGACATCACGATCTGCATCAGATAGGCGAGGAACGCCGTGAGGTCGCCGATGGCCATGCCGCCGCTGTCGATCCGGTGCGCGCCGAACCACACCACCGCGATGGACGACAGGTTCACCACCGTCATGACGATCGGGAACATCAGGGCCAGCAGCCGGCCGGTGGCCAGCTGCATCTCGGTCAGCTCGCCGTTGGCCCGGCCGAACCGCCCCTGCTCGTAGCCGTCCCGGACGAAGGCGCGGATCACCCGGTTGCCGGTGATCTGCTCGCGCAGCACGCGGTTGACCGTGTCCAGCCGGTCCTGCATCGACCGGAACAGCGGGCGCAGCCGGCGCACGATCAGGGTCACGGAGACGCCGAGCACCGGTACGACCGCGATCAGCACGGCCGACAGCGGCACGTCCAAGCCGAGTGCCAGCACGATGCCGCCGACGCACATGATGGGCGCCGACACCATCAGGGTGAACGTCATCAGGGCCAGCATCTGGACCTGCTGTACGTCGTTCGTCGTACGGGTGATGAGAGAGGGCGCCCCGAAGTGACCCACCTCACGCGCGGAGAAGGACTGCACCCGGTCGAAGACGGCACCGCGCACGTCCCTGCCGAGCGCGGAGGCGGTCCGGGCGCCGTAGTACACGGCTCCGATGTTGCACACGACCTGCGCCAGCGAGATGCCGATCATCAGGGCGCCGAAGGACAGGATGTAGTCCGTGTCGCCCTTCACGACACCGTTGTCGATGATGTCGGCGTTCAAAGTGGGCAGGTAGAGGGTCGCGCAGGTCTGGAGGAACTGGAGCACCACCAGAAGGGTGATGGGTTTCTTGTAGGGCCTGAGATAGGTCCGTAGAAGTCGTATGAGCACGCTGCGTCTCTCGGGGTCGGCGACAGGGGCTGGTCGGTTGCCCTTGGCCCCTATCGTCGGACACTCCACCCGCGTTACCTCAACCGATTAACCCGAAGGTTTCTCCTCTACTGGACCGGGGTTTCGGGGAGTTACGGCCTGTTGTGCCCTTTATGGGCGGAATGCCCCCGGATGGGTCTGCTCCCGCACCGCCGTGAACTGCTGCCGCACCGCCTGCCCCACGGCCAGTTCCTCGCCCGGCTCCAGCACCTGCGCCGCCGCGCCCTGCCAGGCCGGCGGGGTGCGCGGATCGAGGGCGCCCTGCGACACCCCGAGCGCCCAGGCCGCCTGCCGGGCCGCGCCGATCGCCGCGTAGTCCGCCGGCTGCGGTACGACGACCTGCGCGCCGAACAGCGACGGCGCCGAGGCCTGGACGGCGGGCAGCTCGGCGGCGGCGCCCAGCAGGAAGATCCGGCGCACCTCCACACCCCGTCCGCGCAGCACGTCCAGCGCGTCCGCCAGCCCGCAGAGCATGCCCTCGAAGGCGGCCCGCGCCAGGTGCTCGGGCTTCATCGACTCGCGCCGCAGCCCCGCGAGGGTGCCCGCGGTGTGCGGCAGGTTCGGCGTCCGCTCGCCCTCCAGATACGGCAGCAGCACCAGCCCGTGCGCGCCCGGCGTGGACTTCATCGCCAGGTCGGACAGGCTCTCCAGGTCCGGCAGGCCGAGCAGTTCGGCGGTGCCGCGCAGGGCGCGTACGGCGTTCAGGGTGGTGACGACGGGCAGGTGCATGCCGGTGGCGTCGGCGAGCGAGGTGATCATCCCGGACTGGTCGGCGAGCGCCTCCGGGTGCACGGCCATCACGGAGCCGGAGGCGCCGAGCGACACCACCACGTCCCCGAGGCCGAGTCCCAGCCCGAACGCGGCGGCCATGGTCTCCCCGGTGCCGGCGGAGATCAGCAGCCCCTCCGGAGTGGTGCCGGCCGCCTCGGAGGGGCCGATCACCTCCGGCAGCACCGCGTGGTGGCCGAGCGCCAGCTCGACCAGGTCGGGGCGGTAGGCGCCGGTGGCCGCCGACCAGTAGCCGGTGCCGGAGGCCCCGCCGCGGTCGGTGGTGCGCCGCAGCGGCCGCCCGAGCAGTTGCCAGACCAGCCAGTCGTGGGCCTGGAGCAGGACGGCCGTGCGCTGCGCGTTCTCCGGTTCGGTCTTCGCCAGCCAGCGCAGCTTGGTGACCGGCTGCGCGGCCTGCGGCACAGAGCCGACCGCCTGCGCCCACGCCTCCCGGCCGCCGAGCGCGTCCACCAGGTCGGCCGCGGCGACCTGTGCGCGCTTGTCGCCGCCGACCAGGGCCGGGCGGACGGTGCCGCCCTGGGCGTCCAGGGGGACCACGGCGTTCTGCTGGGCCGACACCCCGATGGCCTGCACCCCCTCCAGCAGCCCGCCGCCGGCCGCCTCACCGAGGGAGAGCAGCCAGGCCTGCGGGTCGACGTCGCTGGGCCGGCCCTCCACCGGATGCGGGGCGTACCCCTGTCGTAGTACGGCACCGGTGTCCGTGTCGCAGACGACGATGCGCGTGAACTCCGGTGAGCTGTCCAAGCCGGCGACTATCCCCATGCGGAGAATTTTGCCGTACCGCCGCGGCCGGCTCGTGGCCGGTGCCGGGAAGCGGGGCTCAGGTGTTGCTGGTGCCCCAGTCGTCCTCGCGGGTGCCGTGGCCGTTGCGCTCCCGCAGCGAGCGGACCCGGTGGGTCACCGACTCCGGGATGCGGTCGCCGACCGTGTGGAAGGCCTTGCCGGCGTAGACCCGGCCCTGCTGGGCCGCGGTCTCGGCGGTGTTGCGGACCGCGGGGTTCTGCGCGATCTGCTGGGCCGACTTCTTCAGCTGTTCGTAGCGCTCGCGTCCGGCCTTGGTGCCGAGTACGTAACCGAGGGCCAGTCCGACGACGAACGTGAGCCGGTAGCGCATGGCTGCCACCCTTCCCGTGTGTAGGTATCTGGTGCGGCGCTGGCGCCGAGGGTACCGATTGGCGGAGCACCCCCCTGCTTGCGCTAATGTATGTGTCGCAGCGAGCAACCGCCCCCTGGCGAATACCCAGGTAGGTACGTTCGATGCAACGAGGCGATCCTCCGTAGCTCAATTGGCAGAGCAGCCGGCTGTTAACCGGCAGGTTACTGGTTCGAGTCCAGTCGGGGGAGCTTCGGTCCTCCGTAGCTCAATTGGCAGAGCAGCCGGCTGTTAACCGGCAGGTTACTGGTTCGAGTCCAGTCGGGGGAGCGCTGAACGAGGACCCCTCAGGGGTCCTTTTTCATGTCCGGCGGAACCGCCGCGCCCGTGGCGCTGTCCTCAAGGTCATGAGCGGCAGCGCGGAAGCCGACCAGCCGAGGCAGGAGATCGTATGAGCGGCTATGCTGCGGCAGACGGCGCGCACACTTGTACGCGACACGCCGCTATGGGGCGGTAGCTCAGCCGGTTAGAGCAGCGGACTCATAATCCGTCGGCCGTGGGTTCGAGTCCCACCCGCCCCACCTCAGCACGGCGATGCAGGATCGTTTTGACCTGCACCGGCCCCGTGTCCACCGCACGCTACGCGGTTTCCGCCGCCCCGCTGCAACCCTTTGCCCCGTCCCGGTGTTCTGTTCGGTGATGGATGAGAGTGCCGAGCGGCAGCTGACCGAGCTCCTGGCCGTGGACCTCGACGACGGCTTCACCGAGCTGGTCCGGGTCCACGGCAGAGCCGTGTACACGTTCCTGCTCCGGGTCTCCGGCTCGGCCACCGAGGCGGACGACCTGGGACAGGACGTCTTCCTGCGCGCCTACACCGCGTTACAGGGCTACGACCGCGAGCGCCGGCGGCAGCTCAAGACGCGCGCCTGGCTGCTCACCGTCGCCGCCAACGTCTGGCGCAACCACCTGCGCACCTGCTCGCGCCGCCCGGCCCTGACGGGCGTGCCCGTGGAGGACTCCGGCGACGCCTGGACGGACCACAGTCCGGGACCGGAGGAGCTGGCCGCGCTCGCCGAGGACCGGCGGCGCCTGGTCGTGGCGTTGCTGGAACTGCCCGAGCACCACCGCGCGCCGGTGGTGCTCCGGCATGTACTGGGACTGAGCTACACGGAAGTCGCCGAGGTGCAGCGGTGCGCGGTCGGGACGGCCAAGGCACAGGTGTCCCGCGGCCTGAAGGGCCTGCGCCGGCTGCTGGAGCCGGAGACGGCCCTGCTGGAGGAGGTGATGACATGAGGAGTGACCGAGAGGTACCGCGCCTCGACGCGGCCCGGTCCGGCCTGGCCGGACTCGTCACGGAACCACCGGCGGACTTCGCCGTGCGCGTGCTGCGCCGCGCCGGCGTCCCGCGTGAGCGCTACGACACCTATGTCCGCCTCGACACCGCCGCCGGCGGTCTCTTCGTGGCGGCGAGCGCGGAGGCGGTGACCGGAGCCGCGCTGGACACCGGCGGGCTGAGCGCACCGGGCTTCGAGGAACTGCACCGCTCCCGGACCCGCCGTCCGGCCCTGCGGTCGGCCAGACCGTTCCCGGGGGTCGTCACCGCGCTGCGCACCGGCCGCGCCCGGCGCCTGCCCGTCGATCTGTCGCCGCTCGGCCCGGTGGAGCGGGCCGTGCTGGAGGCCGTGCGCACCATCCCGGCCGGACAGCTGCGCCCGGTCGGCTGGATCGCCCGGGAGGCCGCGGTGGCACCGGACGACGTGCTCGGCGCGCTGGCCCACAACCCGGCCGCGGTGCTGATCCCCTGCCACCGGGTGACGTACGACGACGGCACCCCGTGCGACGCCGGCCACCTGCCCGCGACGGGCGAGGCGCTGCGCGCCGCCGAGGGCGTCGACGCGGGACGGGCGGCCGAGCTGCGGCGGCGCGGCGCGGTGTTCCTCGGCAGCGACACGACCCGGATCTACTGCCACCCCACCTGCGCCCACGCCCGCCGCATCACCCCGCCCCACCAGGTGCCGTTCCGTACCGCCCGGGAAGCCGGGCGGGCCGGGTACCGGGCCTGCAAGAGCTGCCGGCCCGTCACCGTGTGACGGCCCCTCGCACCCACGGTCACGACCGGACCCGACGGTCACGACCGAACCGACGGTCACGACGAACACGGAGTTGTCTTGCGAACCACTCTCACCCCCGGCGACACCGAGGCGGCGGTCACGGCGCACCCCACACCGCTGGGGCCGCTGGTGCTCGCCGCCACGGCCGACGCGCTCGTGCTGTGCTGCTACGGCACGGTGGAGGACGCCGCCGCCCGGCTCGCCCGGGGTGGGCTGCGCGCCGTGGCCGAGGAGCGCGCGGACCCGGCCCCGCTGAAGGTGCTGGCTCAGGCCCGGGACGAACTCGACGCCTATCTCACCGGCGCCCGCCGGGACTTCACCGTGCCGGTGGACCTGCGGCTCGCCACGCCGTTCAGCCGGCAGACCGTCATGGCGCTGGAGGCGTTCGTGCCGTACGGGCGCACCGCGACGTACGCGCAGCTGGCCGCCGCGCTGGACCGGCCCCGGGCCGCCCGCGCGGTCGGCACGGCCCTCGGCGCCAACCCGGTCTGCGTCGTGCTGCCCTGCCACCGGATCGTCGGTTCCGGCGGCAGCCTGAACGGGTATGCGGGCGGTCTGGACGCCAAACGGTTCCTGCTCGGCCTGGAAGCGGGCCCGGCGGCGCCCTGACCGGTGGGCGCCGGCCGTCCCCGGCGCCCGCCCCTCTTCTTCCGCACGTCCATCCGCCACGGAGAGCCACACGCGTGAACAGCTACGACAGCCCGCCCCTGCCCGGTCTCGCGGAACCGCCGGCCGCCGCCGCACCCGCCCCGGACGACGACGGGCCCGGCGTCCTGCCGCCCCTGAACTGGCCCGCCCTCGCCGCCGAGCTGGACGCGGAGGGCGTCGCGCTCACCCCGCCCCTGCTGTCCGCCGAACAGTGCGCCCGGCTGCGGGAGATGTACGACGAGCCGGCGCTCTTCCGCAGCACGGTGACGATGGCCAGGCACCGGTTCGGCGAGGGCGCCTACCGCTACTTCGCCTACCCGCTGCCCGAACCGGTCCGGGCCCTGCGCCGCGAGCTGTACCCGCACCTGGCGCGCATCGCCAACACCTGGGCCGACCGGCTCGGCGAGCCCGGATTCCCCGACCGCCACGAGGACCTGGTCGCCGCCTGCGCCGCCGCGGGCCAGCACCGGCCGACCCCTCTGCTGCTCCGCTACGAACAGGGCGGCTACAACTGCCTGCACCAGGACGTGTACGGCGACCTCACCTTCCCGCTCCAGGTGGCGGTGGTGCTGGACCGGCCGGACGAGGACTTCACCGGCGGCGAGAGCGTGTTCGTGGAGCAGCGGCCGCGCGCCCAGTCCCGGCCCCTGGTGCGGCGGCCGGCGCAGGGACAGGGGCTGATCTTCGCTGTCCACCACCGCCCCGTACGCTCCGCGCGCGGCTGGAGCCGGGTGATGCTGCGCCACGGGGTGAGCGCCGTGCACAGCGGGCGGCGCCATGTGCTCGGTGTGATCTTCCACGACGCCCGCTGAGCGGGGCGGCGTCCGGGTGCCTCGCCCCGTGCCGCGGCGAACCCGTGTACGACCGCCGTACCGGCCCGGTTCTGCCGCCTCGCTCCAGTGAAGCCGCAGCCCCGGCAACGGGGCTGGTCAGAGCCGCCCGTCCACGCTCCGGGAACTGCCGCTCCGGCTGGAGTGCCGCTGGAGATCGGCAACAAGGCCGTTACATACGGTGGTTGTGCGACGGCAGGGGACATGTGTGACCTGCCTCGTACCACTGTCAACCCGGCGACACAGCGTTAAGGAGCAGTGGCACACATGCGGCACGTACAAGAGGCACGGGCCATGCCCGCGGAGCACGAGGCCCGACCGGCCCCGGTGACCATGCCGGCGAACGGTTCGCCGTACCGTCTGGGAGCGGCGCTGCTGCAGTCGCTCGCGCAGGAGATGAACGCGCTCGCCGAACAGGCGTCGGCGCTGCTGAGCATGCCCCCGGAGGAGCTGTCCCTGGATGCGGACGCCTTCGCCCAGATCGCCCGCAGAAACGTTCCACGCTGGCACTTCGCCATGCTCAACGACATCGAGCGCAATACCGCGCTGATGACCGCCCTGGAGCGGGGCATCCCGGCGGGGTCGACCGTGCTGGACATCGGCTCCGGCAGCGGACTGCTCGCCATGGCCGCCGCCCGGGCCGGCGCGAGCAGGGTCTTCACCTGCGAGATGAACCCGCTGCTGGCCGAGATCGCCCGGAACGTCGTCAACGCGCACGGCCTGTCCGACGTCATCACCGTCATCGGCAAGCCGTCCACCGGCCTGGACCCGGTGCGCGACCTCGGCGGACCGGTGGACGTCCTGGTGTCGGAGATCGTCGACTGCGGCCTGATCGGCGAGGGCCTGCTGCCCTCCGTGCGCCACGCCCGCGAGCACCTGCTGAAGCCGGACGGGATCATGCTGCCCTCGGCGGCCCGGCTGCACGGCCGGCTGGTCAGCAGCGAGGCGGTGCTGAAGCTGAACCAGGCCACCACGGCCGGCGGCTTCGACGTCTCGCTCATGAACACGTTCGCGACCCGCGGCCACTTCCCGGTCCGGCTCGACACCTGGCCGCACCGGTTCCTGTCCGAGACGGCGCCGCTGGTCGAGTTCGACCTCGCGCGGTCCCCGCTCGAACCCGGCGAACGCCCCCTCGCCCTGACCGCCACCGCCGACGGCGAGGCCCAGGCCCTCGCCGTCTGGTTCGAGCTGGACATGGGCAGCGGCATCACCTTGTCCAACCCGCCGGACAACCCCCGCTCGCACTGGATGCAGGGCTGGGTCCCGCTGGAGAAGCCCGTGCCGACCAAGGCCGGCGAGACGGTCGCCCTCCGGCTCGGCTGGAGCGACTTCACCCTCCGCGCGAGCATCTGACACCCCCTCACCCGGCACCGGCCACAAGCCGGCCGCCGTACCCGTCTGGACCAGGACCAGGGAGCAAGCGATGAGCCACGTCCCTCCGCACGTCCCGTTCGAACTCGGCGGTGCCGAACTGCGCGACGCGGTCGTGCAGTACGCCACCGCCCCGATCTACCACGACAACCTGGACTGGGTGAACCACGACAATCCCTACCGCCGGCAGCTCAGGCCGCAGGTGCTGCCGCACCTGGACTACGACCGGGTCCCGGGCCGGGAGAACATCCTCGACTACGCGAGCCTGGCCGTGCAGCGCCTGCTGACCTCCGTCTACGAGGCCGACCTCGTGTTCTTCCCCAAGGCCGGGCTGAAGGGCAAGGAGGAGGACTTCCGGGCGTTCTACAGCCCCGCCAACCGGGCGCTCGGCGAGCGGATCCGGCCGGCGCTGGAGCGCTACGCCTTCGGCTTCCTCGACGACGAGGTGGAGACCTCCGGCAACTGGACCGCGCAGAGCCTGGACGCCTACCTGGACTCGCTCGACACCGCGGGCGGCGAGGAGCAGATGCCGGCGGAGAAGGCCATCCTCGGCTCGGCCGACCCCCGGCGGGCGGCCCGGATGTGGCTGGTGCAGTTCGCGCCGGACTTCCTCTCCGAGGCCTCGCCGATGATGCGCAACGTGCTCGGCTACTACGGCCCGGCCCAGTCCGAGTGGTTCAAGGTCGTCATCGACGAGTACGGCTACGGCGTCCACGACACCAAGCACAGCACCCTGTTCGAACGGACCCTGGAGTCGGTGGGCCTGGAGTCCGACCTGCACCGGTACTGGCAGTACTACCTGAACAGCAGCCTGCTGCTGAACAACTACTTCCACTACCTGGGCAAGAACCACGAGCTGTTCTTCCGTTACGTCGGCGCGCTCTACTACACCGAAAGCTCCCTGGTCGACTTCTGCCGCCGCGCCGACAAGCTGCTGCGCGAGGTCTTCGGCGACACGGTGGACACCACCTACTTCACCGAGCACGTCCACATCGACCAGCACCACGGCCGGATGGCCCGCGAGAAGATCATCAAGCCGCTGGTGGAGGCGCACGGCGACGGCATCATCCCGGAGATCGTGCGGGGCATCGAGGAGTACCGGGTGCTGCTGGAGGTCGGCGACTTCGACTTCTCCGAGCAGATCGCGTGGATGGACGCCCAGCCCGAGCTGAAGAAGCTGCACGGACCGGTCTTCGAGGGGCTCAAGCAGGGCAAGGTCGACGCGCCGGTGGCCCACCTCGTCGAACCGCGCGGCGAGCTGTCCAACACCCACTGCCACGACGGCGACGAGCTGTGCCACATCGTCTCCGGCACCATGCGCTTCGAGAGCGGCCTGGGCTCCTCGCTGATCCTGCGGGCCGGCGAGGGCGTCGTCATCAAGCGCAACCGGCTGCACGGCGCGAACATCGAGTCGGACGAGTGCGTCTACGAGATCCACTCCGTCGGGGACTACCGCGCGTGCCTGTCGTGACCTTCACCGCCGAGGGGCGGGACAACTGCGCGGTCATCGAGGGAACGCCGTACGTCTACGCGACGGTCGGCGGCCGGGGCTTCGTGATGCGGGCCCGGTGCCCGCACCGCGGCGGCCCGCTGCACCTGGCCGGGATGGCCGAGGACGGCATCCGGCTGGTGTGCCCCTGGCACGAGCGGGGGACCTCCCTGGCCCGGATGCGGGCGGAGGTCCCGGCCGTACGGGTGGGCGACCGGGTCACCGCCGTCTTCCCCGAGCACCCGCCGGCCCGCGGCTGGCCGGCCCCGCCCCGGGACTGCGCCGTCGGCCTGGAACACCGGCCGCTGTCGCCCGCGCTGAGCCGCCCGCGCGCGGCGGCCGGCTGACCCGCCGGCCACTGCAACGCCCCGGCGCCGGCCGGTGTTGTACAGACGGCCGGTCCGGGTGCCGGCCGGCGCGGCCCCCGGCACCCGGACCGGACCACGAGTGATCACACGTGAGGAGAGCGGAACATGGGCAGGGACGGTGACAAGCCGCTGCTGCTGCTGATCGGCAGCAGTTCGCGGCGCAGCCGGGAGTTCATCCTGCGATCGGTGAGCCGGCGCTATGCGCTCTGGCTGCTCCAGCCGGCCCCGGTGACCTGGGAGGAGCCCTACGTCGTCGGCGGCACCGAGGTCGACAACACCCGTCCCGAACTCCTCGTCGAGGCCGCCCGCCAGGTGGCCGCCGAGCACGAGGTGACGGGCGTGTTCTGCTACGACGAGGGCCT comes from Streptomyces sp. SCL15-4 and encodes:
- a CDS encoding 50S ribosomal protein L11 methyltransferase, producing MRHVQEARAMPAEHEARPAPVTMPANGSPYRLGAALLQSLAQEMNALAEQASALLSMPPEELSLDADAFAQIARRNVPRWHFAMLNDIERNTALMTALERGIPAGSTVLDIGSGSGLLAMAAARAGASRVFTCEMNPLLAEIARNVVNAHGLSDVITVIGKPSTGLDPVRDLGGPVDVLVSEIVDCGLIGEGLLPSVRHAREHLLKPDGIMLPSAARLHGRLVSSEAVLKLNQATTAGGFDVSLMNTFATRGHFPVRLDTWPHRFLSETAPLVEFDLARSPLEPGERPLALTATADGEAQALAVWFELDMGSGITLSNPPDNPRSHWMQGWVPLEKPVPTKAGETVALRLGWSDFTLRASI
- a CDS encoding RNA polymerase sigma factor, which gives rise to MDESAERQLTELLAVDLDDGFTELVRVHGRAVYTFLLRVSGSATEADDLGQDVFLRAYTALQGYDRERRRQLKTRAWLLTVAANVWRNHLRTCSRRPALTGVPVEDSGDAWTDHSPGPEELAALAEDRRRLVVALLELPEHHRAPVVLRHVLGLSYTEVAEVQRCAVGTAKAQVSRGLKGLRRLLEPETALLEEVMT
- a CDS encoding 2OG-Fe(II) oxygenase, with product MNSYDSPPLPGLAEPPAAAAPAPDDDGPGVLPPLNWPALAAELDAEGVALTPPLLSAEQCARLREMYDEPALFRSTVTMARHRFGEGAYRYFAYPLPEPVRALRRELYPHLARIANTWADRLGEPGFPDRHEDLVAACAAAGQHRPTPLLLRYEQGGYNCLHQDVYGDLTFPLQVAVVLDRPDEDFTGGESVFVEQRPRAQSRPLVRRPAQGQGLIFAVHHRPVRSARGWSRVMLRHGVSAVHSGRRHVLGVIFHDAR
- a CDS encoding methylated-DNA--[protein]-cysteine S-methyltransferase, which gives rise to MRTTLTPGDTEAAVTAHPTPLGPLVLAATADALVLCCYGTVEDAAARLARGGLRAVAEERADPAPLKVLAQARDELDAYLTGARRDFTVPVDLRLATPFSRQTVMALEAFVPYGRTATYAQLAAALDRPRAARAVGTALGANPVCVVLPCHRIVGSGGSLNGYAGGLDAKRFLLGLEAGPAAP
- a CDS encoding FGGY family carbohydrate kinase, with the translated sequence MGIVAGLDSSPEFTRIVVCDTDTGAVLRQGYAPHPVEGRPSDVDPQAWLLSLGEAAGGGLLEGVQAIGVSAQQNAVVPLDAQGGTVRPALVGGDKRAQVAAADLVDALGGREAWAQAVGSVPQAAQPVTKLRWLAKTEPENAQRTAVLLQAHDWLVWQLLGRPLRRTTDRGGASGTGYWSAATGAYRPDLVELALGHHAVLPEVIGPSEAAGTTPEGLLISAGTGETMAAAFGLGLGLGDVVVSLGASGSVMAVHPEALADQSGMITSLADATGMHLPVVTTLNAVRALRGTAELLGLPDLESLSDLAMKSTPGAHGLVLLPYLEGERTPNLPHTAGTLAGLRRESMKPEHLARAAFEGMLCGLADALDVLRGRGVEVRRIFLLGAAAELPAVQASAPSLFGAQVVVPQPADYAAIGAARQAAWALGVSQGALDPRTPPAWQGAAAQVLEPGEELAVGQAVRQQFTAVREQTHPGAFRP
- a CDS encoding MGMT family protein — translated: MRSDREVPRLDAARSGLAGLVTEPPADFAVRVLRRAGVPRERYDTYVRLDTAAGGLFVAASAEAVTGAALDTGGLSAPGFEELHRSRTRRPALRSARPFPGVVTALRTGRARRLPVDLSPLGPVERAVLEAVRTIPAGQLRPVGWIAREAAVAPDDVLGALAHNPAAVLIPCHRVTYDDGTPCDAGHLPATGEALRAAEGVDAGRAAELRRRGAVFLGSDTTRIYCHPTCAHARRITPPHQVPFRTAREAGRAGYRACKSCRPVTV
- a CDS encoding YtxH domain-containing protein, which encodes MRYRLTFVVGLALGYVLGTKAGRERYEQLKKSAQQIAQNPAVRNTAETAAQQGRVYAGKAFHTVGDRIPESVTHRVRSLRERNGHGTREDDWGTSNT
- a CDS encoding ABC transporter ATP-binding protein, encoding MLIRLLRTYLRPYKKPITLLVVLQFLQTCATLYLPTLNADIIDNGVVKGDTDYILSFGALMIGISLAQVVCNIGAVYYGARTASALGRDVRGAVFDRVQSFSAREVGHFGAPSLITRTTNDVQQVQMLALMTFTLMVSAPIMCVGGIVLALGLDVPLSAVLIAVVPVLGVSVTLIVRRLRPLFRSMQDRLDTVNRVLREQITGNRVIRAFVRDGYEQGRFGRANGELTEMQLATGRLLALMFPIVMTVVNLSSIAVVWFGAHRIDSGGMAIGDLTAFLAYLMQIVMSVMMATFMFMMVPRAEVCAERIQEVLDTSSSVVPPAAGVTELRAHGHLEIRGAGFRYPGAEEPVLKSIDLTARPGETTAVIGSTGSGKSTLLGLVPRLFDATDGEVLVDSVDVREVDPVLLAKTVGLVPQKPYLFAGTVAGNLRYGNPDATDEELWHALEVAQAKDFVTKLEGGLEAPIAQGGTNVSGGQRQRLAIARTLVQRPEIYLFDDSFSALDYATDAALRAALARETAEATVVIVAQRVSTIRDADRIIVLDEGRVVGSGRHAELMASNETYREIVLSQLTEAEAA
- a CDS encoding ABC transporter ATP-binding protein codes for the protein MAGPMGRMMAGAGPDQRSMDFKGSGKRLVARFRPERLTIYALLLCVVVSVALSVVGPKILGRATDLVFAGLIGREMPHGATKEQVLDSMRERGQGRVADMLKGTDFTPGKGIDFTAVGHVLLLALGTFLVAGLLMAVATRLVNRAVNRTMYRMREDVQTKLSRLPLSYFDKRQRGEVLSRATNDIDNIGQTLQQSMGQLINSVLTIVGVLAMMFWVSWILALVALVTVPLSFVVATRVGKRSQPHFVQQWRSTGKLNAHIEEMYTGHTLVKVFGRQEESARQFAEQNEALYQAAFKAQFNSGVMQPLMMFVSNLNYVLVAVVGGLRVASGSLSIGDVQAFIQYSRQFSMPLTQVASMANLVQSGVASAERIFELLDAEEQEADPVPGKRPAELRGRVCLEHVSFRYDPEKPLIEDLSLTVEPGHTVAIVGPTGAGKTTLVNLLMRFYDVSDGRITLDGVDVREMTRDELRSGIGMVLQDTWLFGGTIAENIAYGAAREVTRGEIEEAARAAHADRFIRTLPDGYDTVIDDEGTGVSAGEKQLITIARAFLSDPVILVLDEATSSVDTRTEVLIQKAMAKLATGRTSFVIAHRLSTIRDADTILVMENGSIVEQGAHAELLAADGAYARLYQAQFAQAVAEVD